The proteins below are encoded in one region of Silene latifolia isolate original U9 population chromosome 2, ASM4854445v1, whole genome shotgun sequence:
- the LOC141643426 gene encoding protein PIN-LIKES 3-like, translating to MKVISLFMVASMPIIKVLLITAIGLFLAFDTVDILGANARKHLNKVVFFVFNPALVGSNLGKTVTLESFLKLWFMPVNVLIAFLLGSALGWVLVKLTNAPKHLKGLIIGACSAGNLGNMIIIIIPAICKEKGSPFGAPDVCHTYGMAYASLSMALGAIFLWSYVYNIVRISSKDTTEIAAGDDESNGDASVEYIREPLLPSTDSSTMHSVDQIPLLSGIKDRFRKFSKMINLKSVLAPSTSGAIVGFAIGVIGPIRKLLIGNDAPLHVIEDTAYLLGEAAIPTTTLILGANLLRGLKGSGIQLRIVFGIVVVRYIFLPLFGILVIKGAIHFGLLPFDPLFQFVLLIQYAVPPAMNIGTITQLFGTGQSECSVIMLWTYALASVALTFWCTFFLWLVAS from the exons atgaAGGTAATAAGTTTGTTTATGGTGGCTTCAATGCCAATAATAAAGGTGCTTTTGATTACTGCTATTGGTTTGTTTCTTGCTTTCGACACTGTCGATATCTTAGGTGCCAATGCTCGCAAACATTTGAACAAA gtggtgtTTTTCGTATTCAATCCGGCACTTGTGGGAAGCAATTTGGGAAAGACAGTAACTTTAGAAAGCTTTTTGAAATT GTGGTTTATGCCAGTAAATGTTCTAATTGCATTTCTACTTGGGTCAGCACTTGGATGGGTCCTTGTCAAACTTACAAATGCTCCCAAACATCTCAAGGGTCTCATCATAGGAGCTTGTTCTGCAG GAAACTTGGGTAACATGATTATCATCATAATTCCTGCAATATGCAAAGAGAAAGGCAGTCCCTTTGGAGCACCTGATGTTTGCCACACTTATGGAATGGCTTACGCTTCGCTTTCCATGGCG TTGGGTGCCATATTTCTGTGGTCTTATGTCTACAATATTGTCCGGATATCTTCAAAGGACACTACAGAAATTGCTGCAGGTGATGATGAGTCCAATGGGGATGCGTCTGTCGAATACATCAGAGAACCCCTTCTTCCTTCAACTGATAGTTCTACCATGCATTCTGTTGATCAG ATTCCGCTATTGAGTGGGATAAAGGATCGGTTTAGGAAATTCTCTAAGATGATCAATCTCAAGTCAGTGCTGGCACCTTCAACTTCTGGCGCG ATTGTTGGTTTTGCCATCGGAGTTATTGGACCGATCAGGAAGTTGTTGATTGGTAATGATGCTCCTCTCCATGTCATTGAAGATACAGCTTATTTGCTTGG AGAAGCTGCCATCCCTACCACAACATTGATACTCGGAGCAAATCTTCTTCGGG GTTTGAAGGGATCAGGAATTCAGCTCAGGATCGTGTTTGGCATAGTAGTAGTTCGATACATATTTCTTCCTCTATTTGGCATTCTTGTTATAAAAGGAGCAATTCATTTTGGCCTTCTTCCGTTTGATCCATTATTTCAATTTGTTCTGCTAATTCAATATGCAGTCCCACCTGCCATGAACATAG GCACGATAACTCAGCTGTTTGGGACGGGTCAGAGTGAGTGTTCGGTCATTATGTTGTGGACTTATGCTTTGGCCTCAGTCGCGCTCACATTTTGGTGTACATTCTTTTTGTGGCTTGTGGCTTCATAG